A part of Terriglobus roseus genomic DNA contains:
- a CDS encoding sugar kinase: MALDLRSSSTCRWDLLSLGEVMLRFDPGEDRISRTRNFRVWEGGGEYNVARGLRRCFGLRSSVVTALVDNPVGRLVEDLMLQGGVDLSHVLWTEFDGIGSEARNGIYFLERGFGNRPAMGMMDRAHTAIAQIKPGDVNWDEIFGQEGVRWFHTGGIFCALSDSAAAVAREAMESAKRHGVVVSFDCNYRPSLWRDRGGRIAASRLNRELAPMVDVLFGHDGDLSAEICEASGGPPWHDSASYAAMAERIQSEFPNIHVIATTMRKVRTANRNDWGAFAWMDGVVEESIRYLDLEILDRVGAGDSFASGLLYGLMEGKDLKWSLDCGVAHGALTMTTPGDSSMSTLTEVMHAMDGKGSGVQR; the protein is encoded by the coding sequence ATGGCACTCGATTTACGTTCGTCTTCTACCTGTCGATGGGACTTGCTGAGTCTCGGCGAGGTGATGCTTCGCTTTGATCCGGGTGAGGACCGCATCAGCCGTACGCGCAATTTCCGCGTGTGGGAAGGTGGCGGCGAATACAACGTGGCGCGTGGATTGCGTCGCTGCTTTGGCTTGCGCAGTTCGGTGGTCACGGCGCTCGTCGATAACCCCGTTGGCAGGCTAGTGGAAGACCTGATGCTGCAGGGCGGTGTCGATCTGAGCCACGTACTCTGGACAGAATTCGACGGCATCGGCAGCGAAGCGCGCAACGGCATTTACTTTCTTGAACGTGGTTTCGGCAACCGACCCGCCATGGGCATGATGGACCGCGCTCACACCGCCATTGCGCAGATCAAGCCGGGCGATGTGAACTGGGATGAGATCTTCGGGCAGGAAGGCGTTCGCTGGTTTCACACGGGCGGCATCTTCTGCGCGCTGTCAGATTCAGCCGCTGCTGTGGCACGTGAGGCGATGGAGTCAGCGAAGCGCCACGGCGTTGTGGTCTCGTTCGATTGCAACTATCGTCCATCGCTTTGGCGCGATCGCGGCGGACGGATTGCTGCCAGCCGTTTGAATCGTGAACTGGCGCCTATGGTCGATGTCTTGTTTGGTCATGACGGAGACCTGTCTGCTGAAATCTGCGAGGCATCTGGCGGACCGCCGTGGCATGACAGTGCAAGTTACGCGGCGATGGCGGAACGGATTCAAAGCGAGTTTCCGAATATCCATGTCATCGCTACGACAATGCGCAAGGTGCGCACAGCCAATCGAAATGACTGGGGCGCGTTTGCGTGGATGGATGGTGTGGTGGAGGAGAGCATCCGCTATCTGGATCTTGAGATTCTGGACCGCGTTGGCGCAGGCGATTCTTTTGCCTCCGGCCTGCTCTACGGCTTGATGGAAGGCAAAGATCTGAAATGGTCGTTGGATTGTGGCGTAGCTCATGGAGCGCTGACCATGACGACTCCGGGTGACAGCTCTATGTCCACGCTGACGGAAGTGATGCATGCCATGGATGGCAAGGGGAGCGGCGTGCAGCGTTAG
- a CDS encoding amino acid transporter, which produces MSFPDWLLADLNVPSAHQPEAQNAWWRVMCLTGVDYFSTLGYQPGIAFLAAGVLSPLATLVLVLVTLFAALPIYRRVCQASPYGQGSIAMLQSLFPAWFGKIFVLILLGFATTDFIITMTLSAADGAAHLIHNPLMPAWVDHQVVVTLLILAILSGIFLKGFKEAIGVAVLLVTSYLVLNAVVVVAGVREILHHPETLHGWRMAIADRHQSPWMMFGIALLLFPRLALGLSGFETGVAVMPLIKAKDQEERVKNARHLLVTAAAIMSVFLIATSVITTVLIPPAAFQPGGDANGRAMAWLAHHYAGNVIGTTYDLVTILILGFAGASAMAGLLNLIPRYLPKFGMAPEWARASRPLVLVFMGIATLVTILFHADVDAQGGAYATGVLVLITSASVAVMLNVQVKRLRYIFMATTAIFTYTTIANIIERPEGLKISSIFIASILFSSFVSRAFRSTELRISDVQLDPEAEAILEEDQDQIIRLVARGPEAGDAEQVLDVADWKIRHFHNLSNQECMFFFEVIRGDASDFSETLQVTGRRVGRHRILSARSPVIANSIAALLIYLEQRTGKVPHVYFRWTEVSPAVNIMRFLFLGEGDTAPLTHEVLRRAIPQQERRPVVHVS; this is translated from the coding sequence ATGAGCTTTCCTGACTGGCTGCTAGCCGACCTGAACGTACCGAGCGCGCACCAACCGGAGGCACAAAATGCCTGGTGGCGGGTGATGTGCCTGACCGGAGTAGATTACTTCTCCACCTTGGGATACCAGCCGGGCATTGCTTTTCTGGCCGCAGGTGTCTTATCCCCGCTGGCTACGCTGGTGTTAGTGCTGGTTACGCTGTTTGCCGCGCTGCCAATTTATCGGCGCGTTTGCCAGGCCAGCCCATATGGCCAGGGCTCGATTGCGATGCTGCAGTCGCTGTTCCCTGCTTGGTTCGGCAAGATATTCGTGCTGATTCTGCTGGGGTTCGCGACAACGGACTTCATCATCACCATGACGCTGTCCGCAGCTGACGGCGCGGCCCACTTGATCCATAACCCGCTGATGCCCGCGTGGGTTGACCACCAGGTGGTGGTCACGCTGCTGATTCTGGCAATTCTCAGCGGCATCTTCCTGAAGGGCTTCAAAGAAGCCATCGGCGTTGCGGTGTTGCTCGTCACAAGCTACCTCGTGCTGAACGCGGTAGTTGTGGTGGCGGGAGTGCGTGAGATTCTGCATCATCCAGAGACGCTGCATGGCTGGCGGATGGCCATTGCGGACCGGCATCAGAGCCCATGGATGATGTTTGGCATCGCGCTGCTGCTGTTCCCTCGATTGGCACTAGGCCTTTCCGGATTTGAAACCGGCGTGGCGGTTATGCCCCTGATTAAGGCAAAAGATCAGGAAGAACGCGTGAAAAATGCACGCCATCTGCTGGTGACAGCAGCGGCAATCATGAGCGTGTTCCTGATCGCTACCAGTGTCATCACCACGGTGTTGATTCCACCTGCGGCATTCCAGCCCGGCGGAGACGCGAACGGACGCGCCATGGCGTGGCTGGCACACCACTATGCCGGAAATGTGATCGGCACAACCTACGACCTTGTCACCATCCTGATTCTTGGTTTTGCCGGCGCTTCCGCCATGGCTGGATTGCTGAACCTGATTCCGCGTTATCTACCCAAGTTCGGCATGGCTCCGGAATGGGCACGTGCTTCGCGTCCTCTGGTGCTGGTGTTCATGGGCATTGCAACGCTGGTCACCATTCTGTTCCATGCGGATGTCGACGCGCAGGGTGGAGCTTACGCAACCGGCGTACTGGTGCTCATCACATCTGCCTCTGTGGCCGTGATGCTGAACGTGCAGGTAAAACGACTGCGTTACATCTTCATGGCAACGACAGCCATCTTCACCTACACGACGATCGCAAACATCATTGAACGACCGGAAGGCTTGAAGATTTCTTCCATCTTCATCGCGTCCATTCTGTTTTCTTCCTTTGTGTCCCGTGCGTTTCGCTCCACGGAACTTCGTATCTCGGACGTGCAGTTGGATCCTGAGGCGGAAGCCATTCTGGAAGAGGACCAGGATCAAATCATCCGCCTGGTGGCGCGCGGCCCTGAGGCAGGAGATGCAGAGCAGGTGCTCGATGTGGCCGACTGGAAGATTCGCCACTTTCACAATCTTTCCAATCAGGAATGCATGTTCTTCTTCGAAGTGATTCGCGGCGATGCGTCTGACTTCTCTGAGACTCTTCAAGTGACGGGACGGCGCGTGGGACGGCATCGCATTCTGAGCGCGCGCAGCCCTGTCATTGCTAATTCAATTGCGGCGCTGTTGATCTACCTGGAGCAACGCACGGGCAAAGTTCCTCATGTATATTTCCGCTGGACGGAAGTCAGTCCCGCGGTGAACATCATGCGTTTCCTCTTCCTGGGCGAAGGCGATACGGCACCACTGACGCATGAGGTGTTGCGTCGCGCGATTCCGCAGCAAGAGCGGCGGCCTGTGGTTCACGTAAGCTAA
- a CDS encoding MFS transporter, with product MPFDDAPHGAARSMRPEIANRPDMRRRWFVIIPAVFVTYSLAYVDRANYGFGAAAGLADELHITASQSALLGSLFFFGYFLFQIPGAAYARKRSARLLIALALCTWGILAALTGVIRSYPLLAIDRLLLGAAESFILPGMLILLTKWFTRSERSRANTILLLGNPVTVLWMSAITGYIIRAFGWQMTFIIEGLPSVLWGFIWYAIVRDKPQDAHWTTSESRLELNMVLAAEQSSLPAVPNMAAALRNPNVILLSVQYLLWSIGVYGFVLWLPVMVHKGSATGMGVTGLLSAIPYAASIVLMLINSYFCDRASTRSRFVWPYLLLAGGAFFGSYLAADTSFWIAFGFLIVAGGCMYAPYGPFFAIIPEMLPANVAGEVMALINSMGALGSFLGSYLVGYLQGATGSSKAGYLLMSVSLLLSGVLILLLRPVKAAAAVELSVK from the coding sequence ATGCCCTTTGACGATGCTCCGCATGGCGCTGCAAGGTCGATGCGTCCTGAGATAGCGAATCGACCCGATATGCGGCGGCGATGGTTCGTCATCATCCCCGCTGTCTTTGTCACGTACAGCCTTGCATATGTGGACCGCGCGAACTACGGCTTTGGCGCGGCTGCCGGGCTGGCGGATGAACTTCACATCACGGCATCGCAATCGGCGTTGCTGGGATCGCTGTTCTTCTTTGGCTATTTTCTGTTTCAGATTCCCGGTGCAGCCTATGCGCGCAAACGCAGTGCGCGGCTGCTGATTGCGCTGGCGCTTTGCACGTGGGGCATTCTTGCAGCGTTGACCGGAGTGATCCGCAGCTATCCCCTGCTGGCGATTGATCGGCTGTTGCTTGGTGCCGCAGAGAGTTTCATTCTGCCCGGCATGCTGATCCTGTTGACGAAGTGGTTTACGCGCTCAGAACGTTCACGCGCCAACACCATTCTGTTGCTGGGCAATCCCGTTACTGTGCTTTGGATGTCGGCCATTACCGGCTACATCATTCGCGCCTTTGGATGGCAGATGACGTTCATCATCGAAGGTCTGCCGTCCGTGCTGTGGGGATTCATCTGGTACGCCATCGTTCGCGATAAGCCGCAGGACGCGCACTGGACCACCAGCGAAAGTCGATTGGAACTGAACATGGTGTTGGCGGCGGAACAATCGTCGTTGCCAGCCGTTCCGAACATGGCTGCGGCGCTGCGCAATCCGAACGTGATCCTGTTGTCAGTGCAATACCTACTGTGGTCCATCGGCGTCTACGGCTTTGTGCTGTGGCTGCCCGTAATGGTGCACAAAGGCTCTGCGACAGGCATGGGTGTTACTGGCCTTCTGAGCGCGATTCCCTACGCTGCAAGCATTGTGCTGATGCTGATCAACAGCTACTTCTGTGATCGCGCATCCACGCGTTCGCGATTTGTGTGGCCGTATCTTCTGCTGGCGGGAGGCGCTTTCTTCGGGTCGTATCTGGCAGCGGATACAAGCTTCTGGATTGCCTTCGGATTTCTCATCGTTGCCGGTGGATGCATGTATGCGCCGTACGGCCCGTTCTTCGCGATCATTCCGGAGATGCTGCCTGCGAATGTTGCGGGAGAAGTGATGGCGCTCATCAACAGTATGGGCGCGCTGGGGTCGTTCCTGGGAAGTTATCTTGTGGGCTATCTGCAGGGAGCAACGGGCAGTTCGAAGGCTGGCTATCTGCTGATGTCTGTATCGCTGCTGCTCTCAGGAGTATTGATCCTGCTGCTGAGGCCGGTGAAAGCCGCAGCAGCAGTCGAACTCTCAGTGAAGTAA
- a CDS encoding TonB-dependent receptor, with the protein MPVAGYAQTLYGGLTGVVTDATGSVVPGATVTAENPATGFKRSSTSDSNGGYQFTDLPPGTYNVTFTAANFGTSSSQGIPISANQTRRIDVALTVGNVTESVNVNTAPPALQTERADVNYEISPTQVQELPTTSTAGRNFQGLYRLIPGVPPPTENNSQAGNPGRTQAVTANGIVNTVNSTKIDGAAVGYPWLQSVVAYIPPTDSIESANIVTNSFNAEQGAAGGIAANLIVKSGTNNFHGGIWEYNSIAQFNARQYFTRYTTTPITPKNIYNEYGGNIGGRIIKDKLFFFFNYNRVSLRQFKTGSAMTVPLAALRNGNFAGTGTTIYDPTTGNANGSGRTPFAGNVIPAGRLSTAAQKILALLPTEKVGGTSGNYPGGAVLQYDRSSYDAKVSYNPTSKTTFFGRYSTGRSLIIDPPALGNAIGNTWDGGQPGTAPGMIQNVGLGATHTFTPNFLIDANAGFVRINLASKAPDYGTNVGLDTLGIPGTNGSTPFQSGTPGFIVANNSSFGNYIQSNPFQFRDMQYVANLNGTYIHGQHNFRFGGEYVHSAINHLQANNAGPRGQFTFTGGVTGNNSGVAADGPNYYRAVADLLLGMPQAIGKTVQTFQPNGPRFSVFSFYAQDTWKPTPNLTINYGLRYEYYPFANRDHTGVFRFDPATSNVLIGGRGNIPTDTGENVGWGMIVPRFGINYRIDEKTVIRSGAGITVDPENYRFFRDAYPALITLNNTGSNNYVPAGSLTGANAAAPNMNTLPSGTLTAGIPTITTPDISSGIVPMPYNYTTQTAPQKWRRGYIEAWNLFIDRDLAHDLVVSAGYVGTHHVRQVEGIDINAGGVSPLGAASRPLFANANAPGGALRYTGTILNVLPLGDEEYSGLQVQLTDRQLRSLQFGYSYTFSKYMNNWDADSTLGTPAFSTQGLFKRNFALSGYDRPHMNSLWTVYQLPFGPGRQFFQSGFAGILLGGWDLNTITTYYSGKPFQITDGSQNGNGDTVVPNMVSKPTISGTRYTTGSTTYPYYFVNNGNFTKLPNANANGNVGRNSVRGPGYFNLDVGITRNIPIWREFKFQFKAESFDVTNTPQWGQPVADVNNSGFGQIQSVLSTSNRTLRFSGRISF; encoded by the coding sequence ATGCCTGTCGCCGGTTATGCCCAGACCCTTTACGGCGGTTTGACGGGCGTGGTGACCGATGCCACAGGCTCCGTGGTTCCTGGAGCGACAGTCACGGCGGAAAACCCCGCGACCGGTTTCAAGCGTTCCTCAACCTCCGATAGCAACGGTGGTTATCAGTTCACGGACCTGCCTCCGGGCACATACAACGTCACCTTTACTGCGGCAAACTTCGGGACATCATCCTCACAGGGCATCCCCATCAGCGCGAACCAGACCCGCCGCATCGACGTGGCGCTGACTGTTGGCAATGTGACCGAATCCGTCAACGTGAATACGGCGCCGCCAGCTCTGCAGACCGAGCGCGCCGACGTGAATTATGAAATTTCACCGACGCAAGTACAGGAACTGCCCACGACTTCGACCGCCGGTCGTAACTTCCAGGGACTGTATCGGTTGATTCCGGGCGTTCCTCCGCCGACGGAAAACAACTCGCAGGCAGGTAACCCCGGCCGCACGCAAGCCGTTACAGCAAACGGCATTGTGAACACGGTGAACTCCACCAAGATTGACGGCGCCGCCGTGGGTTATCCCTGGCTACAGTCCGTAGTGGCGTACATTCCGCCGACGGATTCCATCGAATCTGCCAACATCGTCACGAATAGCTTCAACGCGGAACAGGGTGCGGCCGGTGGTATTGCCGCGAACCTGATCGTAAAGAGCGGCACAAATAACTTCCACGGCGGTATCTGGGAGTACAACTCGATCGCGCAATTCAATGCGCGCCAGTATTTCACTCGCTATACGACGACACCGATCACACCAAAGAACATTTACAACGAGTACGGCGGCAACATCGGCGGCCGGATCATCAAGGACAAGCTGTTCTTCTTCTTCAATTACAACCGCGTTTCGCTGCGACAGTTCAAGACTGGCTCCGCAATGACGGTTCCCCTGGCGGCCTTGCGCAATGGAAATTTTGCAGGCACAGGAACCACGATTTACGACCCCACTACAGGCAACGCTAACGGGTCCGGACGTACTCCATTTGCAGGTAATGTCATTCCCGCAGGGCGTCTGAGCACCGCAGCGCAGAAGATTCTTGCTCTGCTACCTACGGAGAAAGTCGGGGGAACTTCCGGTAACTATCCCGGCGGCGCCGTGTTGCAATATGACCGCTCCTCATACGACGCGAAGGTTAGCTATAACCCGACATCCAAGACGACTTTCTTTGGACGCTACTCGACGGGACGTTCGCTGATCATTGATCCGCCAGCGTTGGGCAATGCTATCGGCAACACATGGGATGGCGGACAGCCGGGTACTGCACCGGGCATGATCCAGAACGTTGGCCTTGGTGCAACGCACACCTTTACACCGAACTTCCTGATCGATGCCAATGCTGGCTTTGTTCGTATTAACCTCGCCTCGAAGGCACCGGACTATGGAACGAACGTTGGCCTGGACACTCTCGGTATTCCGGGCACAAATGGATCTACGCCATTCCAGTCGGGTACACCAGGCTTCATTGTTGCCAACAATTCCAGCTTCGGCAATTACATCCAGTCGAATCCATTTCAGTTCCGCGACATGCAATATGTCGCCAATCTGAATGGAACTTACATTCACGGGCAGCATAACTTCCGCTTCGGCGGCGAGTATGTGCACTCCGCGATTAATCACTTGCAGGCGAATAATGCCGGTCCGCGCGGCCAGTTCACATTCACTGGTGGTGTGACGGGCAATAACAGTGGCGTAGCAGCAGATGGCCCCAACTACTACAGAGCCGTTGCCGACCTGTTGCTCGGAATGCCACAGGCAATTGGTAAGACGGTACAGACATTCCAGCCGAACGGTCCTCGCTTTTCAGTGTTCAGCTTTTATGCGCAGGACACCTGGAAACCAACGCCAAACCTGACCATCAACTATGGCCTTCGCTATGAGTACTATCCATTTGCGAATCGCGATCACACCGGTGTCTTTCGCTTCGACCCGGCGACAAGCAATGTGTTGATTGGTGGACGCGGCAATATCCCGACAGACACAGGCGAAAATGTGGGCTGGGGCATGATCGTTCCCCGCTTTGGCATCAACTACCGCATTGATGAAAAGACCGTCATCCGTTCTGGCGCGGGCATCACCGTTGACCCGGAAAACTACCGTTTCTTCCGCGATGCTTATCCTGCCTTGATCACACTGAATAACACTGGTTCCAATAACTACGTTCCGGCGGGTTCTTTGACGGGAGCCAACGCCGCCGCGCCAAACATGAACACGTTGCCCAGCGGAACACTGACGGCTGGCATCCCGACGATCACTACGCCTGACATCTCCAGCGGCATCGTTCCAATGCCTTATAACTACACGACACAAACTGCCCCGCAGAAATGGCGCCGTGGTTATATCGAAGCCTGGAACCTCTTTATCGATCGCGACCTTGCGCATGACCTTGTAGTGAGTGCTGGCTATGTTGGCACACATCACGTACGGCAGGTCGAAGGTATCGACATCAATGCGGGTGGCGTGAGTCCGCTTGGCGCTGCCAGCCGTCCCCTTTTCGCAAATGCGAATGCGCCCGGCGGTGCCCTGCGCTATACCGGAACCATCCTCAACGTTTTGCCACTTGGAGATGAAGAGTATTCCGGCTTGCAGGTACAGCTAACGGATCGTCAGTTGCGGTCACTGCAGTTTGGCTACAGTTACACGTTTTCGAAGTACATGAACAACTGGGATGCAGACTCCACCCTGGGTACACCGGCTTTCAGCACGCAGGGATTGTTCAAACGGAACTTCGCGTTATCCGGCTATGACCGCCCGCACATGAATTCGTTGTGGACGGTGTATCAACTTCCCTTCGGCCCCGGACGCCAATTCTTTCAATCCGGTTTCGCGGGAATCCTTTTGGGCGGATGGGATTTGAACACGATCACGACTTACTACAGCGGTAAACCGTTCCAGATCACGGATGGATCGCAGAACGGCAACGGCGACACCGTCGTTCCGAACATGGTGTCAAAACCGACAATCTCAGGAACGCGCTACACCACGGGATCAACGACGTACCCGTACTACTTCGTGAACAACGGCAACTTCACCAAGCTGCCCAACGCAAACGCTAACGGCAATGTTGGCCGCAACTCTGTTCGCGGTCCCGGCTATTTCAACCTGGATGTGGGTATCACCCGCAACATTCCCATCTGGCGTGAGTTCAAGTTCCAGTTCAAAGCTGAGAGCTTTGACGTAACCAACACACCGCAATGGGGACAGCCCGTTGCCGACGTAAACAACAGCGGCTTTGGCCAGATCCAGAGTGTGCTGTCCACCAGCAACCGTACGCTTCGTTTCAGCGGTCGCATTTCGTTCTAA
- a CDS encoding bifunctional 4-hydroxy-2-oxoglutarate aldolase/2-dehydro-3-deoxy-phosphogluconate aldolase, with the protein MKKTEVLQAIREVGVLPVLRASSVDTAMQLAEAIAEGGVSAMEVTMTVPGAIEVIRRLVKDRPDLLVGAGTVLDPETARMCIAEGAQFVVSPAINLETIALCHRYSIAVLPGALTPTEVVTAWQAGADIIKVFPASAMGGAKYLHSLKAPLPQIELIPTGGVNVSTAKDFLAAGAYALGVGADLVDEKACFEKRLHEVTGVAAKYAGIVREFRAANA; encoded by the coding sequence ATGAAGAAGACTGAAGTTCTGCAGGCGATTCGTGAAGTTGGTGTACTGCCCGTTCTGCGCGCCAGTTCTGTTGATACGGCCATGCAGCTTGCCGAAGCGATTGCAGAGGGTGGCGTTTCTGCAATGGAAGTGACCATGACCGTGCCGGGCGCCATCGAAGTAATCCGCCGCCTGGTGAAGGATCGCCCAGACCTGCTGGTTGGCGCGGGAACGGTGCTGGACCCTGAGACCGCGCGTATGTGCATCGCAGAGGGTGCGCAGTTTGTCGTGAGCCCCGCCATCAATCTGGAGACGATTGCTCTATGCCATCGCTATTCCATCGCAGTACTTCCCGGAGCACTTACTCCCACAGAAGTTGTGACTGCGTGGCAGGCTGGTGCGGACATCATTAAGGTGTTCCCGGCCAGCGCCATGGGCGGTGCGAAGTATCTGCATTCGCTGAAAGCCCCACTGCCGCAGATTGAACTGATCCCAACGGGTGGCGTGAATGTGTCCACTGCGAAAGACTTCCTTGCAGCAGGAGCATATGCATTAGGAGTTGGTGCGGATTTGGTGGACGAAAAGGCCTGCTTTGAAAAACGCCTGCACGAAGTCACTGGAGTTGCCGCAAAGTATGCAGGCATCGTGCGCGAATTCCGCGCGGCGAACGCGTAG
- a CDS encoding FadR/GntR family transcriptional regulator, producing the protein MAAERIPINTLASRVTDFVFEYIRENGLSTGDSLPSELKTSTELKVSRGVVREAFHSLEVAGIIEKGNGRSPKVGTLDSGFLTQLLLHAVSTQQISTEQVMDVRTAVEVRSAELAALRRSRADIQQLRAAITGMKQSIENASDFVEHDVSFHSIINRATGNLLVDVIGCAMHGCMRQSMRSGILQRRKKTEMLEVVQAHVRIADAIEDREPAKAGMWMKRHFADARRALRRAQVV; encoded by the coding sequence ATGGCAGCGGAACGCATTCCAATCAACACGCTAGCGTCGCGAGTAACGGATTTTGTCTTCGAGTACATACGGGAGAATGGCCTCTCCACGGGCGACTCGCTTCCATCCGAACTGAAGACCAGCACAGAGCTGAAAGTCAGTCGCGGCGTGGTGCGAGAGGCGTTTCATTCTCTTGAAGTTGCCGGGATTATTGAAAAGGGAAACGGTCGTTCGCCCAAGGTTGGAACGCTGGACAGCGGTTTTCTGACGCAACTTTTGCTTCATGCCGTTTCCACGCAGCAGATTTCGACCGAGCAGGTGATGGATGTCCGCACTGCTGTTGAAGTGCGATCGGCTGAATTGGCGGCTCTGAGGCGCTCTCGAGCCGATATCCAGCAATTGCGGGCGGCCATCACTGGCATGAAGCAATCCATAGAGAATGCGTCAGATTTCGTGGAGCACGACGTCAGTTTTCACAGCATCATCAACCGCGCCACAGGCAATCTATTGGTGGATGTGATCGGTTGCGCGATGCACGGTTGCATGCGCCAATCGATGCGCAGCGGCATCCTCCAGAGGCGAAAAAAGACGGAGATGTTGGAGGTCGTTCAGGCCCATGTCCGCATCGCGGATGCTATTGAAGATCGCGAACCGGCCAAGGCGGGTATGTGGATGAAGCGGCACTTTGCCGACGCGAGAAGGGCTCTCCGGCGAGCGCAAGTCGTTTAA